The following proteins are encoded in a genomic region of Choloepus didactylus isolate mChoDid1 chromosome Y, mChoDid1.pri, whole genome shotgun sequence:
- the LOC119524188 gene encoding septin-2-like: MVVGESGLGKSTLINSLFLTDLYPERIIPGAAEKIERTVQIEASMVEIEERGVKLRLIVVDTPGYGDAINCRDCFKTIISYIDEQFERYLHDESGLNRRHIIDNRVHCCFYFISPFGHGLKPLDVAFMKAIHNKVNIVPVIAKADTLTLKERERLKRRILDKIEEHSIKIYHLPDAESDEDEDFKEQTRLLKASIPFSVVGSNQLIEAKGKKVRGGLYPWGVVEVENPKHNDFLKLRTMLITHMQDLQEVTQDLHYKNFRSERLKRGGRKVENEDMNKDQILLEKEAELRRMQEMIARMQAQMQMQMQGGDGDGSTHGPHV; this comes from the coding sequence ATGGTGGTCGGTGAATCGGGTCTAGGAAAATCAACTCTCATAAACAGCCTTTTCCTGACTGATCTCTACCCAGAAAGAATCATACCTGGAGCAGCAGAGAAAATTGAAAGAACTGTCCAAATTGAGGCTTCAATGGTTGAGATTGAAGAGCGAGGAGTCAAGCTGCGCCTGATCGTGGTGGACACGCCCGGCTATGGTGATGCCATCAACTGCAGAGACTGTTTTAAGACCATCATCTCCTACATTGACGAGCAGTTTGAACGTTACCTGCATGACGAGAGTGGGCTGAATCGGCGGCACATCATAGACAATCGAGTGCACTGCTGCTTCTACTTCATTTCACCTTTTGGACATGGACTTAAGCCCTTGGACGTGGCGTTCATGAAAGCGATCCACAACAAGGTCAACATCGTGCCTGTCATCGCCAAAGCCGACACGCTGACTCTGAAGGAGCGGGAGCGGCTGAAGAGGAGGATTCTGGATAAAATTGAAGAACATAGCATCAAAATCTATCACTTACCTGATGCAGAATCAGATGAAGACGAGGATTTTAAAGAGCAGACGAGACTTCTCAAGGCGAGCATTCCGTTTTCCGTGGTTGGCTCCAATCAGTTGATTGAAGCCAAAGGCAAGAAGGTCAGAGGCGGCCTCTACCCGTGGGGCGTCGTGGAGGTAGAGAACCCCAAGCACAACGACTTCCTGAAGCTGAGGACAATGCTTATCACCCACATGCAGGACCTGCAGGAGGTGACCCAGGACCTGCACTACAAGAACTTCCGTTCTGAGCGGCTCAAAAGGGGCGGCAGGAAAGTGGAGAATGAGGATATGAACAAAGACCAGATTTTGTTGGAAAAGGAAGCCGAACTTCGTCGCATGCAAGAGATGATTGCAAGAATGCAGGCGCAGATGCAGATGCAGATGCAGGGGGGAGACGGTGATGGCAGTACTCATGGGCCCCACGTGTGA